ATTAAAGATAGAGGCTCGTTGAAAATTAAAACGAGTTTTTATTACATCCCCAAATTGATTAATTAATGCCGCAGCCAAGGCTTCACACGAAACTAGAGGCAATATAACTtcataaaacatacaaaaatgttgCGCTGGAGCTCAGTTTTTTAGAAACCATAATTAGATTTGGCGAAGGAACGCCCTATAAATAAAATGAGAGATGGTGTAGGTTAAAAGTTGGTAGCGTTGTGATGTTGGAGGCCCAAATAAGAAAAGACGTTGATGTTGTGCGTGCTTTAATAAACTGTCCTTATTCTATGGTGgatatattttaatgattttttttaataatcgatGTTAGTTGGGTAGGTACTATTAGAAAAGTCACAGATGTGAGAGGTAtcctatattattttcaattggAATCGGTTTACTTAGTAGGCATCAAGGCGAAAATTCCGAATAAAAATTTCGGGCAGGACAAAAAACTGTAGAAATTTTGGGGGATTCCCAATTTTAATTTACCGAACCCATAAATCCagttatacaaaaataaactttgtTATACCTATAGCTCCTAGAGTTTAGAGGGGTTAAAATATAGGTTGGAAGATTATATGTTAGAGGTGGAGATAATAAATACAATAGAGAATTAACCAATTTGGTCCAAACGCAATGCAACGCAACGCATTGTGACGCAACACAACGCAACGTATCGCATCGCATCgaatcgcatcgcatcgcatcgcaacgcGTCGTATCACAACGCATCGCATCGGAACACAACGCAACGCATTGTATCGCAAGGCAACACagcgcaacgcaacgcaacgcatcgcaaCGCATCGCaaacgcaattttttttgttcacaGTGACCCGTCTAGTGAGTAGTAACTACTACCTTCATACAGATCATTACGATCAGCTTTATAAAACCGCTTTCGCTTATAATTGAGACCAATCGACCAGACCCAGTCGGGAGGCGGGCGTGTGGAAATGACCTGGTAACTCGGTAAGGATAAAAATTCGATTAAGTACAATTAAATTAACTATtctaattaagtatttgtttttcattatccatacttccatactaatattataaatgcgaaagtgtgtctgtctgtctgctagcttttcacggcttaaccgttcaaccgattttgacgaaatttgatacagaggtagcttgcaacccggggaaggacataggctactttttatccctgaaaatttaagagttcccacaggatttttaaaaacctaaatccacgtccATCCATCCAAGTCtgtaaataaattacaaaaatatatcgGTATGGATAAAAATTCGATTAAGTACAATTAAATTAACTAttctaattaagtaggtatttgtttttcattatctgtaaataattattacaaaaattaatatatattatatagctgttcgtgctgattcactgactgactcactcactcattgatcacctctcctgaacatatttgtatgaattttttttttttactgatggTTTCctatagaagacaaaaattaATTCGGGGCAAAAAtaaggagagagctgatgattgaggatttcagaaacgggtgaagagcacgcttaaggtattgaagataggtggagggtgctcgagcaaatgtcattcgaaacgccatccaattgccaatgagctgaaaaaaatttcaaaatggcgaaaaaaagatgaccgccatacaaacttcgtcggtgtctatctcggagagtataaaagatggaagagtagtatcttcgcaaaagatgatcaggatctaaaggtttactcgatgaatagaaaaaaaattcaagatggcggaatttatttttccatagatAATGTATGGCGAATAAAGTCCACATTTTCTACACACCTTTTTTTCACAATcaacgctgcatgctcgcggaccacttcagtggtccACGCACCCTActagtattttatatcattgaattataatgtaatgttttATAAGGGTACTTAGTTTCACCGTTCAGTTTCATGAAGATCAAGCTTTATCCGTATATCACCTACCTAGACTCTAGAGCATAAGAgcaatatcatcatgatcatgaacccatcaccagctcactactgagctcgggtctcctctcggacttcgggtttggccatagtctaccgcgctggccaagtgcggattgacttcacatacctttgaggaaattatggagaactctgattGGATACACTCTCTCAGGCATGttggtttcctctcgatgttttccttcactactTAATAGtccaacaaaaaattaaagaagcTGCAAGACAGGTTATTAACTTTCAATGAACGCATCACAATAAGTACTTAAATGgtaaaaaaaacaactaaacGAACGTACCTAATCCAATTTCGATTTCCGACATTAAACATTAATCACCATGTTATTACATGTCGGCAGTTGAAAAATATGGCGGCTCACTTCTCAAGGAGCATCCATCAAGCATCGAAACAATGACTGTGGCCATCAAGCTACATGTTCGACGAGCAAGCTTCATAaagtgtagtccgcgacaggttgatatggcaatcagggtgtgaGGCTGGGGGACGTCTCGCACACCCACACGACATCCGCACTCGCCCGAACGGGTTAACGCgtgggctgtgcgagtgtgtggGGTGTTCCTTCTCTGATTACCCTCTCGATATGtcgttataggtaggtactaggtgatACGTACGCCTTCTCCAAGtggatttctatttttaaactagctgccccggcgaacttcgtaccgcctaacattcgattcaaattttttaaatttttctctccgtaagaaccatcctcgtaggtacttcaaggaatattataaaaaaagaattagcgaaatcggttcagctgttctcgatatttgcgatcagcagcattcagcgattcatttttatatatataaaataaacccgtggaaactcttgaACTCTATATGAACTAAAACCTCATTCTATTTAGACGAAATGCAAACGACATTAGTTGCACCTACATTAGTTACTGTCGCCTGAGCATCTAGCCTCTCTAACACGCATAGCCCATAGCGTCTAAAGAGTAAAGATTGATCTTGATAAGGAACACTCAAATGCTTCCATTCCGACGCCCCAAAGCCGCCCGCCCCCGAGCATTGCAATGGAAGCTTAAGCTATTAAAAGTTGTATTACGAATATtacgaaacgtttttgctcaacgtttctgatacgaactgctaaggtgtggaatgcctttcctgcgtCTGTTTCCTGCCATGTAccactacctacctaacctaaataccttcaagacAACAAAGGAATAGACCCAACAGACAAGCgcgcgcggaaatgcagccagtattcttggcaccattccaagcgggcatgatttgtatagtaattagctagctttaagttttatattgtaatattttcattaaaacaaaaaagGTTACCTAGATATCATTATTGCTTTATATAATGTAAGCTTGATTGTCGTCTAGCGCAAGCTTATCTcactataaaatttaaaaaaaatcatttgccAAAAAGAAGCGATTGCTCAATCGCTAGAAGCTCTAATTAAACAGCACGAAACTCATCTTCAGCACTGAAGTAGGAGGTCTCGCAATACGTTTAAAACGTCGAACTTGTACGGACGTGGAGATCTCGCATAGCCGTCGCCCGTCAGAGAGCTATCCATCAAACATCGAAACAATACCGGCTCGGATGTCACTCATTAATAACGTAATCGCGCCTAATTAAAATGTAATCCAATAAGAAATTCAATTACGGCCCCTCCGTGGGAAGCGCGTGGGCAGACTGAAAAGAGACTATTAATCTAAAATTCAATTATAATGTTGCTTTAAGCTAACGATTAGTATTTGGTCGATTGATTCAAACATGGAGTCGTGGTTTATTTTATTGCTGCGTGATTACCAAGTTGATTCCGGTTCGGGAGAAATTATTGTTAaaggcttcttcttcttcttcttcttcgctctgggctggtttccgcacttaaacgtttccgtctgttgtgcgtgcattgcccctccccgctgaagtcttcactccagccatccaagctcactccagaagccgagtagaccgcccaggttgccgagggcttcatggaatgaggtcggggaacccaaatggcgttcgcgttgttctgctacgcccgtgcactctaggaccacgtgcgtcggtgtttcgtcgacctccatgcatgccctgcacaaaggactgtcggtgacacctataacgaaaaggtgtttgtttagtgggctatgccctgttatgagtcccaccaccttcctaagtttacctctgtccaggcggagtagtttgttagtttgccgtttgtctatgttggggaaagcctctttggcttgcctgcagtctgttgtgttcgcccatagttgggaatgctctttttgtgttagttcatgcaaccaggttttatactcactgaagggtatgggaacaataggttctggcccgatcaccttcaatgtcgtagcctttcgtgctagtgcgtcggccgcctcgtttccctggtctccatcgtgtcctttgacccaccttagggtgatgtcgtttgacatggcgagtgtttccagagtcttgtggcagtcttgtatgagttgtgaggtcgtcgagaatctagccaaggctttaagagcagcttggctatcagagttaatgttaattttaaagtttgttacctgtcgattggccacggctatagccgcggtcataatgcccacacactctgcttggaagacagagttgtccttaccgagtgcgtgacttattctcatgtttagttcttggcagtaggctccagctcctgtgcccgttttcgttttggatccgtcggtgtacacttctattgtgtcttgtgctggcttcggatctaagttcttctctgagtttatcttgtagtttttgtctagtatgtgttgtttttcggttctgtcgcatttccactgcaaacgtggttctttgtttatgctttgccctagaattttagtgtgcattgtgttttgttctttccaatgccctgaggttttcagtctcagggctgcgagtgttgcttcttctttGATGTGTATGTGTAGGGGCGGAATGCCCAATATGACTTCTAACGCTGCTGTTGGTGTGGTGCTCATGCAGCCGGTAATGGCGAGGCATGCTTGTCGTTGAAATTTCTGTAATTCTTGCTGGGCGGTAGTAAGGAGAGTTCTTGGCCACCATACAAGTGCAGCATATGTTAGTGAACATCTTACTACCGAtaggtataaccatttcattatctttggttttagcccccattttttccctagcatgcgtttgcattggtttagtattgctagtgattttttggttttatctTCTGTATGCCTTTTCCAGCTGAGTTTGCTGTCCAGTGTCACACCGAGATATTTTACCTCTGCGGACAGTTCAAGGCTTGTGTTAAACAAAGTTGGTGGTTTGGTTAGttcaattttccttttgttgGTAAACAGTATCATCTCTGTTTTCTTCGGATTTACTGTAAGTTCGTTTTCATTGCACCATCTTTCTATTAAGCGCAAAGCTCGTTGCATGACTTCGTATAATGTGTTTTCTAGCTTGCCACTGATTAGGATGGTGAGATCATCTGCATAACCAATGGTATAGAACCCACTTTTATTTAGTTTGGTTATCAGGTCGTCAACTACAAGGTTCCATAGTATTGGTGACAGGACACCTCCTTGAGGACAGCCTCTCGCCACTATGCCTTTTGTGACTCCGTTGATGTCTAGTTGTATGATTCTCTGTTCTAGTAAAGCTCTTATCCAGCTGCGTATGGTTTTTGACGCCTTGTATCTTCCCAAGGCTTTGTCTATGCTATCGAAAGTTGTTTTATCAAAGGCTCCTTCAATGTCTATGAACACGCCTAgtgtcgataatttgttttcgaGGTCATGTTCGATTTTGGTAACAACAGAATGGAGTGCGGTTTCTGTTGATTTGCCCGTACTGTAAGCGTGTTGGTGTGAGTGTAAAGGTAGATGTTTTAAGGTTCTGTCCCTGAGGGACCTGTCGACAAGTCTTTCGAGCGTTTTTAGTAGGAAAGATGTAAGGCTGATTGGTCTGAAAGACTTCGGCAATGTGTAGTCACTCCTTCCAGGTTTTGGTAGGAAGACCACTTTCACTTCTCTCCAGGCCATtggtatgtatttgtatgctatgcaggccttgtatattatttccagCCATGGTGTCAGTTGAAGTTTTCCCCATTGTAAAAGTGCTGGGAAAATGGTGTCGGTCCCTCCTGTTTTGAAAGGGTGGAAGGTGTCAATAGCCCAGCTGATTCTATCTCGCGTGACTATGTTGTTGGCAAAGTCCCAATCCTCTTCTATTGGATGGTGACCAAGGGTGCTTCCCCAGTTTGTTGAATCTACTATTCTACAGCCAGGGAAGTGTGTTTCGATGAGCGTTTCGCTTATCTCTTTGTCGTCCTTGGTGTATGTTCCGTCCGCTTTCCTCAGTGAGCCGAGTGTGCGGGTGTTGTCGTTTGCTAGAATCTTGCGTATGCGAGCAGCAGTATCGTTTGATTCTATGCTTGTGCAGAACTTATGCCAGGAAGCTTTTTCCTTTTCCCTGACGCATTTATTGTATTGGTATTGGGCTTCCTTATAGTTGTCCCAATCTTGTTCTTGCTTGGTGTTTTTGGCTCTGTTGAAAAGATGTCTGAGTTTTTTCCTCATTCTTTCCAGATCAGGACCCCACCAGTTGTTTTTCGATGGTTGctttatgttgtttttctttagggGACAAGCTTGTTCATAGCTTGTCTTAATATATTTCGTTAGTTTATTTACGTTTTCTTCGATGTTGGCGATATCATCGATGTCTTGTGGTTTATTTACGCCTATCTGATGTGTCAGCAGGCTTTTGTATTTTAATCTGTCGGTTTTTCTTGGGTTTCTCCTTGGTACGTGTGGAGTTATCATGAGATCTAGCTCGTAGCATATCCGCCTGTGGTCAGATAGTGAAGGCTCGTCACTGACTCGCCAGTTTTTTACCTGATCTGCGGCTCTGGTTGACGCTAAGGTTATATCAATTATGGTTTGGTACCTACTCGTCACGAAGGTCGGTTCGGTGCCTATGTTAATAATTGTTAGGTTAGTGGTTAGTATATAGTTCACAAATTGCTCACCACGTTTGTTGTTGACTTTGCATCCCCATAGGTTGTGATGCGCGTTGCTATCGACAGAGATAATTAAATCGATGTCGTTATCCTCACAGTGTATTACAAGTTCCACCAGTTCTTTTGGTGGTATTTGGTCTTCGATGGGCATGTATATTGATGCTAGAACCACCGGTCTTGGTGGTCGCCCCATGCCTTGTTGTAttccgttatttattttgactgcTGTCAGATCTCTGGAACAGTATTGTGTTAGTAGTAACGCTGTAATACAGCGTGGAGTGTAGATGCATGTTCTTGGTGGTTCGTCGGTGCTGTGTGAAAAGATCTTACCATGACAGCTTCCGAAACCACATATAGTTTTTCCCCTGACCCACGGCTCCTGGATCAGGGCGATGGTCTCGTCTTCAACCTCCAGCTGCCTACGTAACGTGGCCGTGGCAAGGTGTTTGTGCTGGAGGTTGGTTTGGATAATTTTCATTTCTCCGTCGCCCTCTGTGCCGGGGGTTGTTCGGCAGGGGCAGTTTCCTCTGGAGCGTCTTGTGTCGCCTTTTTCTCCCGGGGTCGTATAAGGTTCGTCCGGGGGTCCGCTAGCATTTCCTCGATTCTGTCGAGGACTGTGCTCACGGAGGGCTCAGGTGTTGCAGGGAGCTGACTGGTTAGTTCATCCACATCCATGTCACCACCCACATCAGGCTCCTCTCGGTTTTCAGGCTCTAAGTTATGCCCGGGCGGTACATCACTTAGTCCTTCATCCGTGAAGAACCTGATGTAGATAGTGCCCGTGGAGTAGGCGACCTTCCTGCCGCGCTCCAGGATCGTTGGTAGCTCCTCGTTGGGGATTCCTAATATTAGGAACACCCCAGGAGGGCTGCTAGTTGTTCGTGAGTAGCTGAACAAAACCCACTGTGACACCTTGTACCACGGGTTTTGGTGAGATAGGACTTGATGTAGTTGGCCTATCTCCCCGTCGTAGCCCGGGACGTATAGCCCCGACCTTACCCTAATTGGTATTTCGGTCTGTTGTATCACAGTGAGTTTTGTTCCGCTCTTGGGTGATGTCAAATTTGGTACCACGTTCTTGAGCCAGTTAAGCGCTTGGTCGTCGTGGCACCACATTTTTAGAACACCCTCGCTGAGGAAGGCTTTACCTTCAAACGCCGGGGCGTATCGGGTTTGGCCTGGCGCCAAGGGTTCGATACAGGCCGCGAAAATCGCCTTCTGTATCAGACCCTGTATGGTGTTCGCCTCAGCTTGGGTTAGGTCAGTTCTAGGGGTAGTTGTCACAGCCACACTCAAGTGCGATTGGACGGCTTTCGCGTAGTTGTCCTTCGCGTCTCGGTGTGGTCTGTGGTCTGTTCGTGGACGTTTATATTCCCCCCTGGGTGATATTGTGTCGTCAAGTCTGTTCCTTTTGTTGTTAGGTTGACTTGACGACGGTCCGGGGTTGTTCTGTGTGTCTGGTTGTGTCGTTCCCCTGTTCCTCTTCCTAAAGCGGGGGTGAGCCCGCTTGTTAGGTGGGTGGGGGGCTTCCTGCATGTTGTCTCTGTCTGGtttggttgttgttgttgttgttgttgtcgttGTTGTCGTTGGGGGTCGAGCGGTGTTGGAACCGTCGGGGCCCGTTGCGCCCCGCGTCCGGGTTGGGTTCCCTTTGGGGTCAGTGTGACCGCCATCGTTCCCCCTGTCCATGACCACGGTTTGCCCAGCCCCGCCGGTGGTGGTGCTCGACTCTCCCGAGGCATGTGGGTTGCGGTCAGAGGCCGATACCTGCCCGCTCGCATGTCCGCCGGCGAAATAGCTAGGGGTTGCGCGGGTGTCCACGAGAGGACGTCCTCCACTTAGCGGGGGCCGCCCTTCGTTTCTTCCCTTGCTTCCCCCGGCCGAGTCGCCGGCACCCGCGGTTGGGCAGTCGGGTTCTTTCCGCTTCCCGCCTTCGACCTTCCTAGTGTCAGTCGGTCGGTTATTTcctgtgtccgtctgtccgtccttgTGTGTGTCCATTTGTTGTctcgtccgtcggtctgtcctttttccctttttcttcttttttggaGCCACAAGCGTCCATGCACTTGCGCTGGCAGGTGCCGGGATCGCTGCGGCTAGGGCGGACATGTCCAATATGGGGTTTGCTGAGGTCGTTGGTTTAAGGTGCGGGTCGTTGCCCCCTCCTGATACGGTGGGGCAGCCTGGGCCCTGGGTGCCGTCCGTGGACGACGCCTGGGTGCCAGGGTGGGATTTGGGCTCTGAGCCGCTACCCACCAGGAGACTATTATGTTTTATCGAGTCCGCCATTTTTTTAGAAAAGGTGTGTTAGTTGTATAGTGTTTATGTGTGTCTCTGTGTGTTTAGAGTGAGTGTGGAGTGTGCGGGAGTTTAGGGTTGTGTACAGGAATTTGATGGAAGGTTGTTTGGTTAGGAGGGGGATGGGTGGAACACGGAAAGAGGGTTGCTGGATTCTGCTCCGGTGTTGGGAGTGGTACCGTAGCAGTCCTTCTTGTCCAGGGTCCTGGGGGACACCGGCAATCCGCAACCCCGCCGACCCGCCCGGTTGCATGAAGGATGCCTCGTATAGCCGAGCTGGCGAATGTTCGTGGGCCGCTGAGACCCAGACCATTAGCCAGTTCTGCCACGCCGGGTGCCACGTGCTTTATATAATGTAAGCTTGATTGTCGTCTAGCGCAAGCTTATCTcactataaaatttaaaaaaaatcatttgccAAAAAGAAGCGATTGCTCAATCGCTAGAAGCTCTAATTAAACAGCACGAAACTCATCTTCAGCACTGAAGTAGGAGGTCTCGCAATACGTTTAAAACGTCGAACTTGTACGGACGTGGAGATCTCGCATAGCCGTCGCCCGTCAGAGAGCTATCCATCAAACATCGAAACAATACCG
The DNA window shown above is from Maniola hyperantus chromosome 1, iAphHyp1.2, whole genome shotgun sequence and carries:
- the LOC138402526 gene encoding uncharacterized protein, with the protein product MGRPPRPVVLASIYMPIEDQIPPKELVELVIHCEDNDIDLIISVDSNAHHNLWGCKVNNKRGEQFVNYILTTNLTIINIGTEPTFVTSRYQTIIDITLASTRAADQVKNWRVSDEPSLSDHRRICYELDLMITPHVPRRNPRKTDRLKYKSLLTHQIGVNKPQDIDDIANIEENVNKLTKYIKTSYEQACPLKKNNIKQPSKNNWWGPDLERMRKKLRHLFNRAKNTKQEQDWDNYKEAQYQYNKCVREKEKASWHKFCTSIESNDTAARIRKILANDNTRTLGSLRKADGTYTKDDKEISETLIETHFPGCRIVDSTNWGSTLGHHPIEEDWDFANNIEGPTPFSQHFYNGENFN
- the LOC138402321 gene encoding uncharacterized protein, which encodes MADSIKHNSLLVGSGSEPKSHPGTQASSTDGTQGPGCPTVSGGGNDPHLKPTTSANPILDMSALAAAIPAPASASAWTLVAPKKKKKGKRTDRRTRQQMDTHKDGQTDTGNNRPTDTRKVEGGKRKEPDCPTAGAGDSAGGSKGRNEGRPPLSGGRPLVDTRATPSYFAGGHASGQVSASDRNPHASGESSTTTGGAGQTVVMDRGNDGGHTDPKGNPTRTRGATGPDGSNTARPPTTTTTTTTTTTTKPDRDNMQEAPHPPNKRAHPRFRKRNRGTTQPDTQNNPGPSSSQPNNKRNRLDDTISPRGEYKRPRTDHRPHRDAKDNYAKAVQSHLSVAVTTTPRTDLTQAEANTIQGLIQKAIFAACIEPLAPGQTRYAPAFEGKAFLSEGVLKMWCHDDQALNWLKNVVPNLTSPKSGTKLTVIQQTEIPIRVRSGLYVPGYDGEIGQLHQVLSHQNPWYKVSQWVLFSYSRTTSSPPGVFLILGIPNEELPTILERGRKVAYSTGTIYIRFFTDEGLSDVPPGHNLEPENREEPDVGGDMDVDELTSQLPATPEPSVSTVLDRIEEMLADPRTNLIRPREKKATQDAPEETAPAEQPPAQRATEK